Proteins encoded in a region of the Ornithodoros turicata isolate Travis chromosome 3, ASM3712646v1, whole genome shotgun sequence genome:
- the LOC135387714 gene encoding endothelin-converting enzyme 1-like has protein sequence MQIYVVLLVTSSTVYYAVLLSIEVWANNTFPFCFHPSKCTDYDGELGYSISKQDEPCDGLYAHVCKNWPFLYPGFQDQRHLLSVRSRYTLVAELVKQRDSTVSVLDRIAVGFQQCVQVYSNKEHNVRTVNDLFAKYHYEWPSLQLRKDFDFLEFLVGLTLDYGIATLFRLLVLPYFRTDKNYALALSRSKGFLQEDYEPGSDIRQVNIEACITAFKPDSYVSGMDKKITSFWDSVTSANRLSDTEYEVIYVKIADFKNVTPTIGYAHWVDTINNHLPDKVRVSGNDEVLVDGGVVPLLRHVIIQFKGKLEDVMLAVGFNLVTRLSAAFSLPVYQCMDDRFNTKDTSSTHKFVEPATLSAEHSTSCLNFMDTLAPFAVARTLYDDVLDGRSVNMTRDIMGNVRNAILKTFDKIQDTATLTSAKERLATLVAVVGLPSRLAEMRTIEDMYSFLPPFNRAFIEDYLKAGRLKMDRMKELLAASADATRRQEIEVHTIQRESEYLLAAHVLYVPGVLLQAPFISHDLPLSVGYGGIGHDVSAATMKAFDPIASSVTSTGEYKPLYDEAIETPRIKAYYECLHTEIALAKGGSKALAGAKWRRIFADSTGLSRTALAFKSLKNKGSGLLGYTPEQLLFVSAGFKFCGEDRTRIWDGELPHVRATLSATNTKMFHEAFRCNVLASRGSCSDPWAPT, from the coding sequence ATGCAGATCTACGTTGTACTGCTGGTGACCTCATCCACTGTGTACTACGCCGTACTACTGTCCATCGAGGTTTGGGCAAACAACACATTTCCATTTTGTTTCCACCCCTCGAAATGCACGGACTACGATGGCGAGTTGGGCTACAGTATAAGCAAACAAGACGAACCCTGCGACGGCCTGTACGCTCACGTCTGTAAAAACTGGCCTTTCTTGTATCCGGGTTTTCAAGACCAGCGGCATCTCCTGTCTGTACGGTCCCGGTACACGCTCGTGGCGGAACTTGTCAAACAGCGAGACAGTACCGTATCTGTCCTGGATAGAATAGCTGTCGGCTTCCAGCAATGCGTCCAAGTCTACTCTAACAAGGAGCACAATGTGCGTACAGTCAACGACCTATTTGCCAAGTACCATTATGAGTGGCCGAGCTTGCAGCTGCGGAAGGACTTCGATTTTCTGGAATTCTTAGTGGGACTAACCTTGGATTACGGCATAGCGACCTTGTTCAGGCTGCTCGTGTTGCCGTACTTCCGCACGGACAAGAATTACGCGCTGGCCTTGTCGCGATCGAAAGGATTCCTTCAAGAGGACTACGAACCCGGATCAGACATCCGTCAAGTTAATATCGAGGCATGCATTACAGCGTTTAAGCCAGACTCGTACGTATCCGGTATGGACAAGAAGATAACGTCGTTCTGGGATAGTGTCACGTCGGCAAATCGCCTGAGCGATACGGAATACGAGGTGATCTACGTGAAGATAGCGGATTTCAAGAACGTCACTCCTACGATTGGATACGCTCATTGGGTAGACACCATCAACAACCATCTTCCTGACAAAGTCCGTGTATCTGGAAACGACGAAGTACTGGTCGATGGCGGTGTAGTGCCTTTGCTACGACACGTCATAATCCAATTCAAGGGCAAACTCGAGGACGTGATGCTAGCTGTTGGATTCAATTTGGTAACGAGACTCTCCGCAGCGTTCTCCCTCCCCGTATACCAGTGCATGGACGATAGGTTCAATACCAAAGACACAAGTTCGACACACAAGTTTGTAGAACCTGCGACTTTAAGTGCCGAGCATAGCACCTCTTGTCTCAACTTTATGGACACGCTCGCTCCGTTCGCCGTGGCGAGAACCCTGTACGACGACGTTCTTGACGGCAGATCTGTGAATATGACGCGGGACATAATGGGCAATGTTCGCAACGCAATACTAAAAACGTTTGACAAGATCCAAGACACTGCAACTCTGACGAGTGCCAAGGAACGCTTGGCAACACTCGTTGCCGTAGTAGGGTTGCCCTCTCGCCTCGCAGAGATGAGGACCATCGAAGATATGTATTCGTTTTTACCACCATTCAACAGGGCGTTCATAGAAGATTACCTCAAGGCGGGTCGCCTCAAGATGGACCGCATGAAAGAACTGCTGGCTGCGTCCGCCGATGCGACCAGGAGACAGGAAATCGAAGTGCACACTATTCAGCGAGAAAGCGAGTACTTGCTGGCTGCACACGTGCTGTATGTACCTGGCGTACTGCTACAAGCACCCTTCATCAGCCACGACCTTCCCCTATCTGTGGGCTATGGCGGTATTGGGCACGATGTCAGCGCCGCCACGATGAAGGCCTTCGATCCCATTGCGAGCTCAGTCACCAGCACGGGAGAGTACAAGCCACTGTACGACGAGGCTATAGAAACGCCACGCATCAAGGCCTATTACGAATGTCTGCATACGGAAATTGCCCTGGCCAAAGGTGGTAGCAAGGCGTTGGCCGGGGCTAAGTGGCGCCGAATATTCGCTGACAGTACAGGTTTATCGAGGACTGCGCTCGCCTTTAAAAGCCTCAAGAACAAAGGCAGTGGCTTGTTGGGCTACACGCCCGAGCAGCTATTATTTGTGAGCGCGGGTTTCAAGTTTTGCGGGGAAGACAGAACGCGCATATGGGATGGTGAATTGCCGCACGTACGGGCGACCCTCAGTGCTACCAACACCAAGATGTTCCACGAGGCCTTTCGCTGTAACGTATTGGCATCTAGAGGTTCGTGCAGCGATCCTTGGGCTCCTACCTGA